In Nostoc sp. CENA543, a single genomic region encodes these proteins:
- a CDS encoding Na+/H+ antiporter subunit E, with protein sequence MIGYFILRLVIWLLLTANVSLTNILIGVAIALLLPRVYTSPDKIKDWLQVIVKIIVAIPVAYLEAFEIIFRPHQHEEIILEHVKPKRSPNLVFLDIFIITFTPKTIVTKYREEGWYEVHQIQPRKKA encoded by the coding sequence ATGATTGGGTATTTCATATTACGACTGGTAATTTGGCTACTACTCACAGCTAATGTGAGTTTGACAAATATTCTGATCGGTGTAGCCATTGCTCTGCTATTGCCACGCGTTTACACATCACCAGATAAAATCAAGGATTGGCTACAAGTAATCGTCAAGATCATCGTAGCTATTCCCGTGGCTTATTTGGAAGCCTTTGAAATTATTTTCCGTCCCCATCAACACGAAGAAATCATTCTCGAACACGTCAAACCCAAGCGATCGCCTAATCTCGTCTTTTTAGATATTTTCATCATTACCTTTACACCCAAAACCATAGTCACCAAGTACCGCGAAGAAGGTTGGTACGAAGTTCACCAGATTCAACCGAGGAAAAAAGCATGA
- a CDS encoding monovalent cation/H(+) antiporter subunit G: protein MINFLSYTCIFIGLIFWFWGTAHLVSDRSVLFKLHGLSVSDTLGSMLMIVGLLLKIPREWPLLLLGFICLAMWNTMLGYVLAYCSTPEDQND, encoded by the coding sequence ATGATCAACTTTTTGAGTTATACCTGTATCTTTATCGGCCTCATTTTCTGGTTTTGGGGTACAGCGCATCTAGTTAGCGATCGCTCAGTCCTCTTTAAACTACATGGTCTTTCCGTCTCCGACACCCTCGGCTCAATGCTGATGATTGTGGGTTTGCTGCTCAAAATCCCCAGGGAATGGCCACTACTCCTGCTCGGATTCATCTGTCTAGCTATGTGGAATACCATGCTGGGTTACGTATTAGCTTACTGCTCTACTCCAGAGGATCAAAATGACTGA
- a CDS encoding Na(+)/H(+) antiporter subunit B, producing MKWIYIIAGIALYVKMLVLPNPALSSTQAAIVDMVVQDSGVPNAVSGIIFRNRLYDTIFEVIVFTIAILGSNYLLSNENPSCPIYQFKDQPSIVLARLGATITAIVGIELAIRGHLSPGGGFAAGVAGGTAIGLVAITSSYPWMQEIYQRWHAATWEKVSVLIFIVLSVITLAGYELPHGQLGELFSGGVLPILNIIVAIKVALGSWAVVLIFIRYRGLL from the coding sequence ATGAAATGGATCTACATCATTGCGGGAATAGCACTGTACGTCAAAATGCTAGTTCTACCAAATCCCGCACTCAGTTCAACCCAAGCTGCAATTGTAGACATGGTAGTTCAAGATAGTGGTGTTCCCAATGCCGTGTCGGGGATTATCTTTCGCAACCGCTTATACGACACCATCTTTGAGGTAATCGTTTTTACTATCGCCATTTTAGGCTCAAATTATCTTCTATCTAACGAAAATCCATCTTGTCCCATCTATCAATTCAAAGACCAACCTTCAATTGTTTTAGCCCGTTTAGGTGCAACAATTACCGCCATAGTTGGAATTGAACTAGCGATTCGCGGACATCTCAGCCCTGGTGGTGGTTTTGCGGCTGGCGTAGCCGGAGGAACTGCGATCGGACTTGTAGCAATCACTTCATCCTACCCCTGGATGCAGGAAATTTACCAACGTTGGCACGCTGCCACCTGGGAGAAAGTTTCAGTCTTAATTTTTATAGTCCTCTCAGTCATTACTCTAGCAGGCTACGAGTTACCACACGGACAATTAGGAGAGTTGTTTAGTGGTGGTGTTCTCCCCATATTAAATATCATCGTCGCCATCAAAGTCGCCTTGGGTTCTTGGGCTGTGGTGTTAATTTTTATTCGCTATCGGGGGTTATTGTAG
- a CDS encoding cation:proton antiporter: MHTITIAWIALPFFLGFLIFLVPKLNRHLTLWGAIASFAFGLQLFFEPSPIQLNLLDHFGVTLQADQLSGYFILTNALVTAAVIIYCWYSDKNAFFYAQTIIVHGSLNAAFVCADFMSLYVGLEVSGIAAFLLIAYPRSDRSIWVGLRYLFFSNTAMLFYLVGAVLVYQTHHSFAYAGLKGSPPEAIALIFLGLLGKAGIFVSGLWLPLTHSESETPVSALLSGVVVKASVLPLLRCASLSPELDFIVRVFGVGTALMGVSCAVLERDSKRTLAMSTISQLGWIIAAPEVGGFYALAHGLVKSALFLVAGSLPSRKFAELQQKQIDTTVWIGLVIASLSISGLPLLCGFGAKISTMKHLLPWQAIAMNVAAVGTAITFAKFIFLPHKLQGEQLVKPGFWPAVTLLIGGLFATNVIYLQAYNPNDIIKAIAIIGVGWLAYTFIFKRVAVYLPRVLEEFDHLIGMMSLILILLFWMAMT; the protein is encoded by the coding sequence TAGTTCCCAAACTCAATCGCCATCTCACATTGTGGGGTGCGATCGCTTCCTTTGCTTTCGGCTTACAGTTATTTTTCGAGCCGTCGCCCATTCAACTCAACTTACTCGATCATTTCGGTGTAACGTTACAAGCTGATCAATTAAGCGGCTACTTTATCTTAACCAACGCCTTAGTAACAGCTGCGGTCATTATCTACTGTTGGTACAGCGATAAAAACGCTTTTTTCTACGCCCAGACAATTATTGTACATGGCAGCTTAAACGCGGCTTTTGTCTGTGCAGATTTTATGAGTTTGTACGTCGGCTTAGAAGTAAGCGGAATTGCGGCTTTTTTATTAATCGCCTATCCCCGTAGCGATCGCTCAATTTGGGTGGGTTTGCGTTATCTGTTTTTCAGCAATACAGCGATGCTGTTTTATCTAGTAGGCGCGGTACTAGTTTATCAAACCCATCATTCATTTGCTTATGCTGGTTTAAAAGGCTCTCCACCAGAAGCGATCGCTCTGATTTTCTTGGGACTATTAGGAAAAGCGGGAATTTTTGTTTCTGGCTTGTGGCTACCCTTAACCCACTCCGAATCAGAAACCCCTGTCTCGGCTTTACTTTCTGGAGTTGTTGTCAAAGCCAGTGTCTTACCTCTGTTGCGTTGCGCGTCGCTTTCCCCAGAACTGGATTTTATCGTCAGAGTTTTCGGTGTGGGGACAGCTTTGATGGGTGTATCTTGCGCTGTATTAGAAAGAGATAGCAAGCGGACACTAGCCATGAGTACGATTTCACAGTTGGGCTGGATAATTGCTGCACCAGAAGTAGGGGGCTTTTATGCCCTAGCACATGGACTAGTAAAGTCAGCACTTTTTTTGGTAGCAGGATCATTACCCAGCCGCAAATTCGCAGAACTTCAACAAAAGCAAATTGATACAACCGTTTGGATCGGCTTAGTCATAGCGAGTCTATCGATTTCCGGCTTGCCCTTATTGTGCGGTTTTGGGGCGAAGATATCGACCATGAAACACCTGCTACCTTGGCAAGCGATCGCCATGAATGTCGCCGCCGTCGGTACAGCCATTACCTTTGCCAAATTCATCTTTCTTCCCCATAAACTCCAGGGCGAACAGCTAGTTAAACCAGGTTTTTGGCCAGCCGTCACCCTGTTAATTGGGGGACTATTTGCCACCAATGTCATCTATCTTCAGGCGTATAACCCTAACGACATCATCAAAGCGATCGCCATTATTGGGGTAGGTTGGTTAGCTTACACCTTCATTTTTAAACGAGTTGCTGTTTATCTTCCCCGTGTGTTGGAAGAATTTGACCATTTAATTGGGATGATGAGTCTGATTTTAATCCTACTGTTTTGGATGGCAATGACATGA
- a CDS encoding DUF4040 domain-containing protein → MTDSYLYIIIALLPLAAGMVVTQANPYHALIIRGVLGAIAAMVDAVLGAVDVALTEALMGTMLAITLYAVAVRSSMVMRLGIIQDESTETQDEDSGKVIEALRNVVKKHYLRLEIVPYTNTQALQRALIDKEIHATCVPGDREYHTTIRIQRLYDIIKTELPTPATSLSYVNVSDLQEQHS, encoded by the coding sequence ATGACTGATAGCTATCTATATATAATTATTGCCCTCCTACCATTAGCAGCTGGTATGGTTGTCACTCAAGCCAACCCCTACCATGCTTTAATCATTCGGGGTGTATTAGGTGCTATAGCCGCAATGGTAGACGCAGTTTTAGGTGCGGTCGATGTCGCTTTAACCGAAGCCTTGATGGGTACAATGTTGGCGATTACCCTCTACGCCGTGGCAGTACGTTCCTCAATGGTGATGCGTCTAGGGATAATTCAAGATGAGTCAACTGAGACACAAGACGAAGATTCAGGGAAAGTTATTGAGGCTTTACGCAATGTCGTCAAAAAACACTATCTCCGTCTAGAAATCGTTCCCTACACCAATACCCAAGCTTTGCAAAGAGCGTTGATAGACAAAGAAATTCACGCCACCTGTGTCCCTGGGGATAGAGAATATCACACCACAATTAGAATCCAACGCCTTTACGACATCATCAAAACTGAACTCCCCACACCAGCAACTAGCCTATCTTACGTAAACGTTTCCGACTTACAGGAGCAACATTCATGA
- a CDS encoding CGLD27 family protein: MMNSSLVNCPVPTEQQPLNEYEELKTAWLFRDCTLHWPQYIQKLAWIWALSWLVAGPVAAASFPPNKQLAHFLLCGAAGASIGVVLGLVHLYLGWLYVRDRLYSTNVFYEESGWYDGQTWLKPEEVLNRDRLIVTYEIKPILQRLKFTLAALAGMFVTGTIVWHLF, encoded by the coding sequence ATGATGAATTCCTCACTGGTAAATTGCCCAGTACCCACAGAACAACAGCCGCTTAATGAGTATGAAGAGCTAAAAACTGCTTGGCTATTTCGTGACTGCACCTTACATTGGCCACAGTATATTCAAAAATTAGCGTGGATTTGGGCTTTATCGTGGCTAGTTGCAGGGCCAGTCGCCGCAGCTAGTTTTCCACCAAACAAACAACTAGCGCATTTCCTCCTCTGTGGTGCAGCTGGGGCCAGTATCGGGGTAGTTTTAGGATTAGTGCATTTGTATCTAGGCTGGTTATATGTACGCGATCGCCTCTACAGTACAAATGTGTTTTATGAAGAATCAGGCTGGTATGATGGCCAAACTTGGCTCAAACCAGAAGAAGTGTTAAATCGCGATCGCTTGATTGTCACCTACGAAATTAAACCCATCCTCCAACGGTTAAAATTTACCCTTGCTGCCTTGGCGGGAATGTTTGTTACTGGTACTATAGTTTGGCATTTGTTTTAA
- a CDS encoding amino acid ABC transporter permease: MTKQLTWLRKNLFSNWYNSLLTVICLVFLLWVLRGIIIWATTQAQWAVIQVNFHLFLFGRYPQSQYWRIWLVLAIITTLSTITVGAFLGKQKFTIAKLIAPWLSLIWLLSFPVILWLIGGGFGLSPVPSNLWNGLLLTLLMAAVSIVLSFPVGVLLALGRTSNLPVVRWFCILYIEIVRGVPLIGILFLAQVMLPLFFATDVRLDRVVRAIAGLVLFSAAYMAENVRGGLQAISRGQIEAAKALGLNTPLTVIFIVLPQALRAVIPAIVGQFIGLFKDTSLLSLVGLVELTGIARSILAQPQFIGRYAEVYLFIGLIYWLFCYSMSLASRRLEKQLSQ; the protein is encoded by the coding sequence ATGACTAAACAACTAACTTGGCTACGTAAAAACCTTTTTAGCAACTGGTACAACAGTTTATTAACTGTGATTTGCTTAGTGTTCTTGCTTTGGGTGTTGCGGGGAATCATCATTTGGGCTACTACTCAAGCACAATGGGCAGTAATTCAAGTCAACTTCCATTTATTTTTATTTGGTAGATATCCTCAAAGTCAATACTGGCGAATTTGGTTAGTGTTAGCCATCATTACAACTTTAAGCACAATCACAGTCGGGGCATTCTTGGGTAAGCAAAAGTTTACCATTGCTAAACTTATCGCCCCTTGGCTTTCCTTAATATGGTTGTTATCTTTCCCTGTGATTTTGTGGTTAATTGGTGGTGGATTTGGTTTATCGCCCGTACCCAGCAATTTGTGGAATGGTTTGTTACTAACCTTACTAATGGCCGCAGTTAGTATTGTGTTGTCCTTTCCTGTAGGGGTTTTACTAGCTTTAGGAAGAACTAGCAATTTGCCTGTAGTGCGTTGGTTTTGTATTCTTTATATTGAAATTGTGCGCGGAGTTCCCCTAATTGGGATTTTATTTCTCGCCCAAGTCATGTTACCCCTATTTTTTGCCACCGATGTACGTTTAGACAGAGTAGTGAGAGCGATCGCCGGTTTAGTATTGTTCAGTGCTGCTTATATGGCAGAAAATGTGCGTGGTGGACTACAGGCTATTTCTCGCGGACAAATAGAAGCAGCCAAAGCATTAGGATTAAACACACCTCTAACAGTAATATTTATCGTTTTACCGCAAGCGTTACGAGCAGTAATTCCCGCCATTGTCGGGCAATTTATCGGCTTATTTAAAGATACTTCCCTATTATCCCTTGTAGGCTTAGTAGAACTTACAGGCATTGCCCGTTCTATATTGGCACAGCCTCAATTTATCGGTCGTTACGCAGAAGTATATTTATTTATCGGTTTAATTTACTGGCTATTTTGTTACTCTATGTCTCTAGCTTCCCGAAGATTGGAGAAACAGTTGAGTCAATAG
- a CDS encoding YcjF family protein: MVVKLQRPILIGGLGLSFSLWMVQSWHHSIMQVGELSLVSLLAFGGGLWLWKRNFPHDHAEQPSGIITDRETAVNAIAKTQVVINQLAQEAVNHPALETLTTQLAALPVELDRQDLRLAVTGGKSVGKSTLIQVLESSNWRETQQKVSFYETAPLFREVETSDAAILTETAKSDLVLFLTNGDLTDSEFQALKQLTATNQPQVLVFNKQDQYLPDERASILQSLKQRQQDHVVAVSASPVAVKVRKHQADGTLQEWMEQPASDIQQLTQQLNEILVQQSQQLVWTTTTRQALLLKAEAKNYLNGVRCDRATPIIEQYQWIAAAAAFANPVPALDILATAAINAQMVMDLGNIYQQKFSLEQAQTVAGTMGSLMLKLGLVELSTKAISTVLKSNAVTFVAGGLVQGVSAAYLTRVAGLSLIAYFEQQEIALDSGNNLNLDKLRQTLQNVFQQNQQLAFLQGFVKQGVKRLVPEVVG, encoded by the coding sequence ATGGTTGTGAAGTTACAGCGACCAATTTTAATAGGGGGATTAGGATTATCCTTTTCCTTGTGGATGGTGCAAAGTTGGCATCATTCAATTATGCAGGTAGGTGAGCTAAGTTTAGTCAGTCTCTTAGCTTTTGGTGGTGGTTTGTGGCTGTGGAAGCGTAACTTCCCCCATGACCATGCAGAACAACCGAGTGGTATCATTACTGATCGGGAAACAGCAGTGAATGCGATCGCTAAAACTCAAGTCGTTATTAATCAGTTAGCGCAAGAAGCTGTCAACCATCCAGCTTTAGAGACACTCACAACACAGCTAGCTGCATTACCTGTAGAGTTAGACAGACAAGATTTGAGATTAGCTGTGACTGGCGGTAAATCCGTTGGTAAAAGTACCTTAATTCAGGTGCTAGAGTCTAGTAATTGGCGAGAAACACAGCAAAAAGTCAGCTTTTACGAAACAGCACCCTTGTTTCGAGAAGTAGAAACCTCTGATGCGGCTATTCTCACAGAAACAGCAAAATCAGACTTAGTTTTGTTCTTAACTAATGGTGATTTGACTGATTCGGAATTTCAAGCCTTAAAACAATTAACAGCCACGAATCAGCCACAAGTCTTAGTTTTCAACAAACAAGACCAATATTTGCCAGATGAACGTGCTAGTATTTTGCAGTCATTAAAACAACGTCAGCAAGATCATGTAGTTGCTGTTTCAGCTTCCCCTGTAGCTGTGAAAGTGCGGAAACATCAAGCTGATGGAACTCTACAAGAGTGGATGGAACAGCCAGCGTCAGATATTCAGCAATTGACGCAGCAGTTAAACGAGATTTTAGTACAGCAAAGTCAACAATTGGTGTGGACAACTACCACTAGACAGGCTCTGCTGTTAAAAGCTGAGGCGAAAAATTATTTGAATGGGGTGAGATGCGATCGCGCTACCCCAATTATTGAACAATATCAGTGGATAGCTGCGGCTGCTGCTTTTGCTAACCCAGTTCCAGCACTGGATATTTTAGCAACGGCGGCAATTAATGCTCAAATGGTAATGGATTTGGGTAATATCTATCAGCAAAAATTCTCCCTAGAACAAGCGCAAACCGTAGCAGGAACTATGGGAAGTTTGATGCTGAAATTGGGTTTAGTGGAACTTTCTACTAAAGCTATTAGCACTGTTCTTAAAAGTAACGCTGTCACCTTTGTCGCTGGTGGTTTAGTGCAAGGTGTGAGTGCAGCTTATCTGACTAGAGTTGCTGGCTTGAGTCTCATTGCATATTTTGAACAACAAGAAATTGCTTTAGATTCTGGTAATAATTTGAATTTAGATAAATTGCGTCAAACCTTACAAAATGTCTTCCAACAAAATCAGCAGTTAGCTTTTCTGCAAGGTTTTGTCAAGCAAGGTGTGAAGCGTTTAGTACCAGAAGTTGTGGGTTAA
- a CDS encoding amino acid ABC transporter ATP-binding protein, which produces MSEQIPIIIAEDVHKWYGKFHVLQGVSLTVYRGEVVVLMGPSGSGKSTFIRTFNALEEYQKGKINIDGITLSHDLRNIDAIRREVGMVFQQFNLFPHLTVLQNITLAPIWVRRWQKAKAEELAMQLLERVGILAQANKYPGQLSGGQQQRVAIARALAMQPKIMLFDEPTSALDPEMVREVLDVMRQLASEGMTMVVVTHEVGFAREVADRVVLMDGGNLVESATPDQFFTQPQEERTRKFLSQIL; this is translated from the coding sequence ATGAGCGAACAAATACCCATCATTATTGCTGAAGATGTTCATAAATGGTATGGCAAATTTCATGTCCTCCAAGGTGTGAGTTTAACAGTCTACCGTGGAGAGGTTGTAGTTTTAATGGGGCCTTCTGGTTCAGGAAAATCAACTTTTATCCGCACATTTAATGCCTTAGAAGAATACCAAAAAGGCAAAATTAACATTGATGGTATAACTCTCAGTCATGACTTGCGAAACATAGACGCAATTCGGCGAGAAGTGGGGATGGTATTTCAACAGTTTAATTTATTTCCCCATTTGACAGTGCTGCAAAATATCACTCTAGCTCCTATTTGGGTACGTCGTTGGCAGAAAGCCAAGGCCGAAGAATTGGCTATGCAACTATTAGAACGAGTAGGAATTTTAGCTCAAGCTAATAAATATCCAGGACAGCTATCTGGAGGACAACAACAACGGGTGGCGATCGCCCGTGCTTTAGCTATGCAGCCTAAAATTATGCTATTCGACGAACCTACATCTGCACTAGACCCAGAAATGGTTAGAGAAGTATTAGATGTCATGCGACAGCTTGCCTCTGAAGGTATGACAATGGTAGTAGTTACCCATGAAGTGGGATTTGCCCGTGAAGTCGCTGACCGTGTAGTTTTAATGGATGGTGGAAATTTAGTCGAATCAGCCACACCCGATCAATTTTTCACCCAACCCCAAGAAGAACGAACCCGCAAATTCCTCTCGCAAATCCTCTAA
- the rsfS gene encoding ribosome silencing factor, which produces MSDYFQGNLPLQSVSVTKSALRTSEGENYASRNLALIIAEAASDRKAGDIIVLKVADVSYLADYFVMTTGYSRVQVRAIAQSIEDQVETELQRRPLRTEGKAEGSWVLQDYGDVIVHIMMPKEREFYNLEAFWIHAERISLPNSQEGGGSPI; this is translated from the coding sequence ATGTCTGATTATTTCCAAGGAAATTTACCATTACAATCCGTCTCTGTCACCAAAAGCGCGCTCAGAACTTCAGAGGGTGAAAATTATGCAAGTCGCAATTTGGCTCTCATAATTGCCGAAGCTGCATCGGATCGCAAAGCTGGGGACATCATAGTTTTGAAGGTAGCAGATGTCTCTTACCTAGCAGATTATTTTGTCATGACAACTGGCTATTCTAGAGTACAAGTCAGGGCGATCGCACAATCAATTGAAGATCAAGTAGAAACTGAGTTGCAACGCCGTCCTTTACGGACAGAAGGCAAAGCGGAAGGTAGCTGGGTATTACAAGACTACGGCGACGTAATTGTACATATTATGATGCCAAAGGAAAGGGAATTTTATAATTTAGAAGCATTCTGGATTCATGCAGAACGCATTTCCCTTCCCAACTCTCAAGAAGGTGGTGGTAGTCCAATATGA
- a CDS encoding glycosyltransferase family 4 protein yields the protein MRILIYSYNYYPEPIGIAPLMTELAEGLVKRGHQVRVVTAMPNYPERQIYEGYRGKWYVNEYKNGVQIQRSFVWIRPQPKLIDRVLLDASFVATSFWPALFGWRPDVILSTSPSLPVCVPAALLGWLRACPVVLNLQDILPEAAIHVGLLKNKWLIKVFSLLEKFAYKSATKVSVIADGFVDNLLSKGVPEQKIDQIPNWVDVNFIRPLSKENSSFRAAHNLNDKFVVLYSGNIALTQGLETVIKAAAMLRHIPEIAFVIVGEAKGLQRLQQYCLDCGADNVLLLPFQPREHLPQMLAAADIGLVVQKKNVISFNMPSKIQVLLASGRAIIASVPQSGTAAKAIRQSGGGIVVEPEDPEALAKATLDLYQHPEKAKTLGYNSRKYAVEQYAFEQALNQYENLFYAVTADAEKVGSEVVSKQEV from the coding sequence ATGCGGATTTTAATCTACTCTTACAATTACTATCCAGAACCGATTGGGATTGCCCCACTGATGACGGAATTAGCAGAGGGACTGGTCAAAAGAGGACACCAAGTGCGGGTAGTTACAGCCATGCCAAACTACCCAGAAAGGCAAATTTACGAAGGATATCGGGGTAAATGGTACGTTAATGAGTACAAAAATGGTGTCCAGATTCAACGTAGTTTTGTTTGGATTCGTCCACAACCCAAACTGATAGACCGAGTTTTACTGGATGCGAGTTTTGTGGCTACCAGCTTTTGGCCTGCCCTTTTTGGCTGGCGGCCTGATGTGATTTTATCCACATCACCATCATTACCAGTTTGTGTACCTGCGGCTTTGTTAGGATGGTTGCGTGCTTGTCCTGTAGTTTTGAATTTGCAGGATATTTTACCGGAAGCAGCCATTCATGTTGGTTTACTCAAAAATAAATGGTTAATTAAAGTCTTTTCTCTATTGGAGAAATTTGCTTATAAAAGTGCTACTAAAGTTAGCGTTATTGCCGATGGGTTTGTAGACAACTTACTCTCTAAGGGTGTACCAGAACAAAAAATTGATCAAATCCCCAATTGGGTAGATGTCAATTTTATTCGTCCCTTATCAAAGGAAAACAGCTCTTTTCGGGCTGCACACAACCTCAATGACAAATTTGTAGTGTTGTATTCTGGTAACATTGCCTTGACACAAGGTTTAGAGACCGTAATTAAAGCGGCGGCGATGTTACGTCATATTCCAGAAATTGCCTTTGTGATTGTTGGGGAAGCTAAAGGCTTGCAGAGACTACAACAATATTGCTTAGACTGTGGTGCTGATAACGTTTTGTTACTACCGTTTCAACCCCGTGAACATTTGCCACAAATGTTAGCAGCCGCAGATATTGGTTTAGTTGTGCAGAAGAAGAATGTAATTTCCTTCAATATGCCATCAAAAATTCAAGTTTTACTGGCTAGTGGTAGAGCCATCATTGCTTCCGTACCCCAAAGCGGCACGGCGGCTAAAGCCATTAGACAAAGTGGGGGCGGTATAGTGGTTGAGCCTGAAGACCCTGAAGCTTTAGCTAAGGCAACTTTAGACCTATATCAACATCCAGAAAAAGCGAAAACTTTAGGTTACAACAGCCGAAAATATGCTGTAGAGCAGTACGCTTTTGAGCAAGCTTTAAACCAGTATGAAAATCTATTTTATGCTGTGACTGCGGATGCTGAAAAAGTGGGATCAGAAGTAGTCTCTAAGCAAGAAGTCTAG
- a CDS encoding asparaginase → MTMGKRTQAAALEVRLLREGIIESRHIVQAVVCDERGRVLTVAGNAETATFVRSALKPFQALAVTTTGTLERYDLSDRDLAIITSSHKGRIEQVRQVFNILWRADLDPSVLQCPIPQDKRSPLEYNCSGKHAGMLAVCQQRHWPLNNYLDRKHPVQQLIVGKIAELLRMPAEEFISAHDDCGAPTYLMQLGQIASLYALLAASNNLDMERIVRAMTHHPAMVAGDGEFDTELMRLTPGELVSKSGAEGVQCIGRLGEGMGLAIKVMDGSKRAKYAVAIHLLQQMGWITPSVAESLAEKFMNPGKYTRLEVVGELSFL, encoded by the coding sequence ATGACAATGGGAAAACGAACTCAAGCGGCAGCACTGGAAGTCCGGTTGTTGCGAGAAGGTATTATTGAATCGAGGCATATAGTCCAGGCGGTTGTATGCGACGAACGAGGGCGGGTGCTAACTGTTGCAGGTAATGCGGAAACCGCTACATTTGTCCGTTCAGCACTCAAGCCATTCCAAGCATTGGCTGTCACCACAACAGGCACACTGGAACGTTATGATCTAAGCGATCGCGACTTAGCAATTATCACCAGTTCTCATAAAGGACGTATAGAACAAGTCCGACAGGTGTTTAATATCCTGTGGCGCGCTGACTTAGATCCCTCAGTCCTCCAGTGTCCCATTCCCCAGGACAAGCGCAGTCCTCTGGAATACAACTGTTCTGGTAAGCATGCGGGGATGTTAGCTGTGTGTCAGCAGCGTCACTGGCCGTTGAATAATTATTTAGACCGTAAACACCCTGTACAGCAATTAATTGTCGGTAAGATCGCAGAATTACTGCGAATGCCTGCTGAAGAATTTATCAGCGCGCATGATGACTGCGGCGCACCTACATATCTGATGCAATTGGGTCAAATTGCTTCCCTATATGCGCTATTAGCCGCTAGTAATAACTTAGATATGGAGCGTATTGTCCGCGCCATGACTCATCACCCCGCAATGGTAGCTGGCGATGGGGAATTTGACACGGAATTAATGCGTCTTACTCCAGGGGAACTAGTTAGCAAATCTGGCGCGGAAGGAGTACAGTGTATTGGTAGGTTGGGTGAAGGCATGGGGTTGGCGATTAAAGTAATGGATGGTTCTAAACGCGCTAAATATGCCGTCGCCATTCACCTACTGCAACAAATGGGCTGGATTACTCCTAGTGTGGCCGAAAGCTTGGCAGAAAAGTTCATGAACCCAGGCAAATACACGCGTCTAGAGGTTGTCGGAGAATTATCGTTTTTATAG
- a CDS encoding group I intron-associated PD-(D/E)XK endonuclease translates to MPFTFYLLPFFVFIGYGSEIHLVETDKRQRKPRSAKYREAGELILPLQFGAAGF, encoded by the coding sequence TTGCCTTTTACATTTTACCTTTTACCTTTTTTTGTGTTTATCGGCTATGGTAGCGAAATACACCTTGTCGAAACCGACAAACGCCAGCGTAAACCCCGTTCGGCAAAATATCGTGAGGCTGGGGAGTTAATCTTACCTTTACAATTCGGTGCAGCAGGGTTTTGA